One region of Phoenix dactylifera cultivar Barhee BC4 unplaced genomic scaffold, palm_55x_up_171113_PBpolish2nd_filt_p 001405F, whole genome shotgun sequence genomic DNA includes:
- the LOC120108577 gene encoding protein AGENET DOMAIN (AGD)-CONTAINING P1-like isoform X1 yields the protein MEAGASSSRRQRQRPHGAFKEELSMEAGAGSRLRQRRGPYGAFKEVAEPLFSVGAQVEVSRESKNYGAAWLAATIVSMISKSIFLVDCKTPRAVTDRELSTEIVDAQHIRPPPPLALDDEDFRLHDVVEVLYHGGWSLGVVTQISNGSKYIVKLKHHEEEMEFNCFEMRSCQVWEDGQWISYSSQSMKQYSQEELKTRKRGRPAKKSIESEQAEDLPEQVAEEEHGKKEIEQSNQGRLVMHLLKLEHIVIMMKQRGTRTPHYLRICRSNSCIKTAYKNMLKGHPYLCQYIKLLMKGIHMHHNLDLLF from the exons ATGGAGGCAGGGGCGAGTTCCAGTCGGCGGCAGCGGCAGAGGCCTCACGGAGCCTTCAAG GAGGAGCTATCGATGGAGGCAGGGGCGGGTTCCAGGCTGCGGCAGCGGCGGGGGCCTTACGGAGCCTTCAAG GAAGTGGCTGAGCCACTGTTCAGTGTGGGAGCACAGGTCGAGGTCAGCCGGGAAAGCAAGAACTATGGAGCTGCTTGGCTTGCAGCTACTATTGTTAGTATGATCAGCAAGTCCATATTTTTGGTGGATTGCAAGACCCCGAGAGCTGTCACTGACAGAGAGTTGTCGACGGAGATTGTTGATGCTCAACACATTAGGCCTCCACCTCCCCTTGCATTAGACGATGAGGATTTCAGGTTACATGATGTTGTTGAGGTGCTTTACCATGGCGGGTGGTCGCTAGGAGTTGTTACTCAGATTTCTAATGGGTCAAAGTACATTGTCAAGTTGAAGCATCATGAAGAGGAGATGGAGTTTAATTGTTTTGAAATGAGATCCTGCCAGGTATGGGAGGATGGGCAGTGGATCAGCTATTCCTCCCAG AGCATGAAACAATATTCACAGGAGGAGTTAAAGACAAGGAAGAGAGGCAGGCCTGCAAAGAAAA GCATAGAATCGGAACAAGCAGAAGATTTGCCTGAGCAAGTTGCTGAAGAAGAACATGGGaagaaagaaattgagcaaTCAAATCAAGGTCGTCTTGTGATGCATCTTTTGAAACTCGAGCACATAGTCATCATGATGAAGCAACGGGGTACAAGGACCCCCCACTACTTGCGAATATGCAGG AGCAATTCATGCATAAAAACCGCTTACAAGAATATGCTCAAAGGTCATCCATACCTTTGCCAATATATCAAACTGTTAATGAAGGGCATCCATATGCATCACAATTTAGATCTACTGTTCTGA
- the LOC120108577 gene encoding protein AGENET DOMAIN (AGD)-CONTAINING P1-like isoform X2, giving the protein MEAGASSSRRQRQRPHGAFKEELSMEAGAGSRLRQRRGPYGAFKEVAEPLFSVGAQVEVSRESKNYGAAWLAATIVSMISKSIFLVDCKTPRAVTDRELSTEIVDAQHIRPPPPLALDDEDFRLHDVVEVLYHGGWSLGVVTQISNGSKYIVKLKHHEEEMEFNCFEMRSCQVWEDGQWISYSSQSMKQYSQEELKTRKRGRPAKKSIESEQAEDLPEQVAEEEHGKKEIEQSNQGRLVMHLLKLEHIVIMMKQRGTRTPHYLRICRSMKKQHPSSESLIAQVIFKFSWLRCGTSQYMVLSLDQVSP; this is encoded by the exons ATGGAGGCAGGGGCGAGTTCCAGTCGGCGGCAGCGGCAGAGGCCTCACGGAGCCTTCAAG GAGGAGCTATCGATGGAGGCAGGGGCGGGTTCCAGGCTGCGGCAGCGGCGGGGGCCTTACGGAGCCTTCAAG GAAGTGGCTGAGCCACTGTTCAGTGTGGGAGCACAGGTCGAGGTCAGCCGGGAAAGCAAGAACTATGGAGCTGCTTGGCTTGCAGCTACTATTGTTAGTATGATCAGCAAGTCCATATTTTTGGTGGATTGCAAGACCCCGAGAGCTGTCACTGACAGAGAGTTGTCGACGGAGATTGTTGATGCTCAACACATTAGGCCTCCACCTCCCCTTGCATTAGACGATGAGGATTTCAGGTTACATGATGTTGTTGAGGTGCTTTACCATGGCGGGTGGTCGCTAGGAGTTGTTACTCAGATTTCTAATGGGTCAAAGTACATTGTCAAGTTGAAGCATCATGAAGAGGAGATGGAGTTTAATTGTTTTGAAATGAGATCCTGCCAGGTATGGGAGGATGGGCAGTGGATCAGCTATTCCTCCCAG AGCATGAAACAATATTCACAGGAGGAGTTAAAGACAAGGAAGAGAGGCAGGCCTGCAAAGAAAA GCATAGAATCGGAACAAGCAGAAGATTTGCCTGAGCAAGTTGCTGAAGAAGAACATGGGaagaaagaaattgagcaaTCAAATCAAGGTCGTCTTGTGATGCATCTTTTGAAACTCGAGCACATAGTCATCATGATGAAGCAACGGGGTACAAGGACCCCCCACTACTTGCGAATATGCAGG TCTATGAAGAAGCAACATCCCTCTTCTGAATCGCTGATTGCACAAGTAATTTTTAAGTTTTCATGGTTAAGATGTGGAACCAGTCAGTATATGGTTCTCAGCCTCGATCAGGTAAGCCCATGA